In Thermosphaera sp., the sequence TAATCGGGTTTGATGATTATGAAGGCATTTATCTCTATTGATGTTGAGGGATTACCCGGTGTATCCTCTACAACCATGCTCAACCCTTGGAACTCGCAATATGAAAGAACAGTAAGGATAATTACGAAAATCGTGAACGTTCTAATCGAACAGCTTTCGAGAAACGGGTTCAACGATATCGTAGTCGCGGATAGTCACGGCTTAATGACTAACATAGACTACTTGGATGTTCATGGCCAGGCTAAAATCCTTCAAGGATATCCTAGACCCTATAGCATGGTCACTCCCCTGGACTCAACTTATGATGCATCGCTTTTCATAGGTTATCACTCAGCGGCTGGGACAACTCACGGGATACTTGACCACACGATGAGTGGGAGAACTTTTTCAGAGATAAGGATTAACGGGGCAAGAGCAAGCGAGTTCCTCATTAATGGTATATATTCAGCCGAAAACAATGTCCCCGTGATCTTGGTAGCAGGAGACGAGTATCTCAAAAGTGAAGTAGAAAACTACTCCCCCGGAACAGTTTTCATCGGGTTCAAAAAAGGGGTATCGAGGTACTCTGCTATCATGCCAACGCTAGAGGTAATTCTCCACGACCTTAGAGAAAAAGTTAATGAGGCAACAAATAGGTTGAAGGAAAGACGCGTAGGTTTAATAAGGTTTGAAAAACCCTATAAAGTGGAGGTAGTCTTCCGCGACTCTTTAATTGCAGATATTACTGAGCAATATGAAAAGTTTCAAAGAATTGACGCTTACACAATAGGTTTCACGGCCAATAGTGCGAAAGAGTTGCTTGGATTAATAGAGCTATTAGCAATTATTGGCTACGGAGTAGATTCTTTGAAAAGCAATATCAAATGATTTTTAACGAATTAATTCTCCATTATTTCCCTGACGCATTCGTTCAGCCTATTTCTCAACGCAGGATCGTTCACGGACGAAATTAAGTGTTTTACCTGATTCATCATGTTTTCAACAATCTCCTTGACCTCGAAGTAACCCTGGGACTCAAGCCTCCTACCTTCGATAATTGTCGCCAAGGAATCTGATATCTTCACAACAATGGACTCCAACGTTTTCTTCTCTTCGAATTCCCTGTAAACACCAATGTATCTACTCATGCCAAGCATTTCCAAGCTTTTTTCATCGAGCCTTCTAAAGTAGGAGGGGTCCTCCTCTTTTACATACCTAACGATATCTCCGGTGACTGTTTCTGGAAGGTCGTGCAGTAATCCCATTATTAATACCTTAGCAATGTCAAGGTTGTAACCAGACTCGAGAAGTTTTTCAGTGATCTTTAAAGATACAAGCATGACTAATACGATGTGGTCTGAAATAGTTTCTGCAATGGAAGGTGGGACTCCTCTCAACACCCACCCTGTCCTAGGTATGTGTCTTATATTGGAAATACTGGATATCTTCAAAAAACCACCCAACATGTTATTGACTATTATTTGAACATAAAAGTAGTTCGTTAAACATGTGTTTCAATCCACTCAGCCATGAGCTTGATACCCTTTTCAAGGTCCTGCTCGTTCATTGTGACGAACGTTATTCTCAAATGCCCTTTACCCGAAGGACCAAATATTGACCCGGGCAACGTGATTACGGATTTCTCGTCAGCTATTTTCATAGCGAATCTGAAATCATCCAAATTCAACTTCTCAAGATAGGCGGTAATGTCTGGGAACAAGTACATGCTAGCGACCGGTTTTTGAACCCTAGCTTCAGGCAAATATTTGACCAATGCACTGTATGCAACATCCCGCCTCCTCATATAAACGGGAAGCACGTTCCTCAGGTATTCTTCCTTGAAGCCCATCTCCAAGTAATAGTAGGCAAGCCATTGACTCGGAACCGGGGCGACTATTCCCAACGCTCCTTTCAACTTGACAAGCTCTTTCACCACTTCTCTAGAAGTGTATATGTAGCCTAGTCTTCCGCCCGGAATCGCTATGTCCTTACTGAATGATCCCACGACTACCAAGTTATCGAGTGGAAGATATTTTTCAAGCCATACATGCTTACCTTCATAAACAATGTGCTTGTAGGCGACATCGTATATTACCCATATCTTTTTTTCGACAGCTATTTCGGAAACAGTTTTTGCAACCTCTTCATTGATGATGCGAGAAGTAGGGTTGTCGGGGCTAGCAAACAGAATAGCTTTTGTCTTGCTAGTTATTTTTTCCTTAATACACTCTGGGTCGGGGCTAAAGCCTTTTTCATATGACTGGGGGCATGATTGTACTTTTAGACCTGCGAATTTCGCTAGGTCCCAGTAAACGCTGTAGCATGGTTCGAGTAAAAGGATCTCATCTCCTGGATCAGTTGTTGTAAAAATCGAGAGGACAAGCCCATCCGCGCCGCCTGAAACTATTAATATTTCATCAGGTGAAACTTCAACGCCCCCGTATTTTCGGAGGTCGTTTGATAATGCTTGCCTTAGTTCAAAAAGACCCTGAGTGGGAATATATCTGAAGTGTTTAAAGGGGTCCTCCTTTAATTTCTCAATGAAGAACTCTAGGGCTTTTTTGTCGGGTGGAAGTCCCGGTTGACCAGCCGTGTAATTGTAGACTTTCAATCCTTTACGGGCCAGTTCATCGGCTTTCGCTATGAGAAGCCTTTGCGGGTTTTGCTCTAGGTTTTTAACTCTCGCGGATACATTCATACATATCTCCTCGTATATATTCAATATATACCAATAAATATTCGAAGTATAAAACGATTAGAGCAGAATCGTTAACCCACAAAAAACGATCCTATAGGATGAGGTATAAATCTATTCTTTTCCTTCCCCATTCTTTCTAACGGCTTCATCATGTGCTTGAAAGCACTATATGGTGGTTGATACCATCCCTCGCTTAATCCTCTTTCGACGATTATTATCTTTCTGAAAGAATCTTTAGACCTGAAGCCACACTTCTCGCATTTAAAACCCTTACCTCTCCCTGCACTCTTCAACCGTTTTCCACACCTTGGGCAGGTAGGGTTTTGAAATAAGAATTTTGGTTTGAGACTGACAACTCGGAGCTTTTCTAGGTTTAATGTAGAACCATGTGAAGTGGATGGAGGTCTCACACAGCCCTGAGCTTCTACAACGTCCCCTGGCTCTAGAAGTTCAACTATCTCTCTAAACCACTTGGTAGGCTCGTAGGCGGCTACGTCAATACAGCAGTCACTATCGCATAGTTTGAAAAATACGTGTCCCCCGATCAATCTAACAGGTTTCGAGGAGACTTCGCCGCGCACTCTTACGCACATATAAGGTCGAACGTAACAGATGCTAGCAACCGAGCGAATATGAGCATCCGTGTGCTGATTAGTTCTAAATATTGCTGCGAAATCTGCTTCCTCGCATAACTTCAACATTCTAAAAGCCTCTGTTAAGATTGATGGCGATTCTCCCCTAATCCCTAATAAGACTGGGTCAAACCCTCCAGGAAGGATGAGAACTCGGTTCTCACGGGGATCGTAGTTTAGAATAGTTTCTCCCTTGTAAACCTTATCCATCAATATGATACTTTCCTTGTCAACACATCGATCTTTTTCCAGATTTTCGCTCTTCCTATAAGCCAATAGCTCGTAGGTATAATCTTCATGCTCCATAGTGTTTCCAATGGCGCCGAGGGCTCCTACAACGCCTCGATTGCCATGGAAACACTTTATAATATGTTCTGATCCCTCCAAAGACTTTAGGGCAAGGTCTACTGGAACAATATCGTGGAGGGCCTTCTTGGCGACTCTAACTACGTTGTGATTGACCTGTCCTTTCACGACGATGAAGCAGGGTTGATGTTTAGGATTCTTATATTGTTTAATGTAATCAATCATGATTTCTTCGATAATTTCACTTGTTTCAGATAATCCCATATTCGATATGAACCTGAGGGCGACAGCTCCATTTCCACGAGTTTTCCATGGGACTCCAGGGTTCAATCTAACAAGATTTGGGTAATCAATGAAAACGTTTCCCAGTTCAATTAACTTTTTCGCAATTATAAGTGAGAGATGAGTGGTGCAACCTCCGAAAGGAGAGTCAACATCGTCGATTCCTACATGAAGAATATTTTCCCAATCCGTCATCTTTCCCCAGCTGAAATCTTTTCCTTCTTCAATAAACACTTTGAGCCTGCGATTATTAAAGGCAATATTATTGTTGCATCACCGTAAACAGTGATGGTTTTTCCAAGTGGTTTTATTTTACCCCAGCTTACAGCTTCCCGTGGGTGGGCTCCACTAAGACTTCCATCGTATTCCACTGCCGTCGTAACATAGATGGCGTAGTCGAGGCCTTCCCTGAACTGTGCCCACCATATTGTATGATGTTTGCTTATTCCTCCGCCAACGATCAACGCTCCAAGTTTTTGACTCGAAAACACTAGTTCGGCGAGCTTCTTTTCATCCTCTAGCAAATCTACCTCTAGCCCAATTGTTGATTGGTTGAAAACTATTTGGGAACCGAACGCGCCATCGTAGAAACCTGGAACGAAAACTGGAGTCTTGGCCTCATACGCGGCTCTTAGAATGCTGTTTTCATCATTGATGCGTCTTCCAGCCTCCCATAGAAGTTCGTAGCCGCTCCAACGCCTTCTATCTTTTACGAGTTCTTCGAACAACCTCCTAGAAAACCTCTCCACAGTTAAGCCATAATTCTCTACTGGAATTAAGATGTTTCCCAGCCGGTGGATTTCGACCGCCTTTAAAAAAGCATCATCAAAACCCCAGTCTCCTTTATAATAAACACCACCCGTGCCCCTAGCTATATCGTGGTCTATCATCCCGCACGTGGTAATGACCGCGTTAAAATATCCCTCTCGCAATAATTGCGCTAAAACCCCCCTTAAGCCCGTCGCAACCAAGTTCCCTGTGAAAGACAATATTTTGAAAACGTCTTTATCGAGAAACATGTCTGATAGTATTCTAGCAGCCTTAGACAAGTGGCCCGCCATGAAACCATGGGCTTGCTCGAAGTAGGTTAATAAATCGCACACTGACTCATCTCCTTTGATAGTGTAGTCCTTCACTCTATCTGTTAAAATACGCTTCCTAGCGTCTTCAATGAAACTCGACTCGCTCAAGCAGTTCCACCCAATTCATTTAAAGGATTACTCAATAATAACAATTTTTAAGGAAGATGCTTAAATGCTTGAACAGAACTTAATAACGGCGCTGTTAAAGCATAGAAGGCTCCTCATTGACGAACTCTCGACCCTGACAGGGTTAGACCGTGAAATACTTATGGAAAGACTCGCTGATATAGGCGAATCTGTAAAAATCGTGGGCGAGGAAGTCTTTGTGAGAGATGTTCTAGGGTTGGTGGAGCACGCTCTTGACGCTGGTTTGGAGATAGGTAAGCTTAGCCGACTAGTTAGCTGGAGAGATTTCGAGAATATTGCTTCCGAGATATTGTCAATTCATGGATATGAGACGCTAAACAACCTAGTGGCAAGCACGCCATTTAGGTTTCAAATAGATGTTTTCGCGATTGACACTCCTACTGGAAGAGGATTAGTCGTTGATTGCAAACATTGGGCAACGTCATCACCAAGTAGGTTGGCCGAGGCGGCAAGAAATCATTATGTGAGAACGTTAAAGCTCGCGCAATCGATCAACAGTCTTTCTTTGAAATACCCGATTATTAAAAACACGAGGTATCTCCTACCTATAGTTATAACTCTGACGACGCCGAGTCTTCGTTCCTTCCAAAACGTCCTAATAGTGAGTATAAGGGAATTGAACCGGTTTCTTCAGGAAATCTTCTATGTCATTGAGGAATTCAAGATAAAACCAGTATCGGTGTTAAAATAATTGCTTCTCGCTAAGAAATAAATATGGTTGCAACATTAATTAAAATAGTGCTTACTCATATGGGTGGGTTTATGATTAAAGTAGTCATACCTGAGGCGAAGATTTTCAAAGAATTATTCGAATCAATAGGAAAATTGGTGGATGAAGTATCCCTCAATATCACTAGAGATGAGATATTCTTAAAAGCCATGGATATCTCGGAAGTTGCTCTAATAGAGGTTCATTTTCCTAAAGAAATGTTTTTAGAATTTGTCGTTGATGAGGAGAGATCCCTAGGGTTTTCGACTTCGAGTATTCAGAAAGTATTGAAACACGTCAAGAAAGGCGAGAACCTCATATTAGAGTCGGATGGAGAGTACGTCAGTTTTCACATAGAAGGCCTTGTCAGGAGGGAGTATAAGTTTAGAAACCTGGATGTCCCAGTGCCTGATATACCGCCAGCTCGGCTTGATACTAGAGTCAAGGCTCAAATAATAGCGAGTATAGTTAATAATGCTATTCAGGATGTAGAGGTGGTTGGAAGCTCTATCGAGCTTGAAGCTACATCTTCCAACGAGCTCGTCTTCAGAGGATATGGAACGGGTGTTAATGAAACAAGGTTGAAGCCCGGTTCTACCGGACTAATATTCTTGGAGATAATTGAGCCTTCCAAATCTCAGTATGATGTTTCATATCTGAGAAACATAATACAGTTGTGTAAGGTTTCAGACACGGTCACGCTGGGTTTTTCAACGGATTCTCCCCTCTTAATGGAGTTCATGATTGGAGGGACCGGGAAAGTAAGATATATTATGGCCCCGGCTTCAAAATAAACTGCTTTATTGAGGCAATTACACGTATTGGAGATAAATGGAGTTTAAATCACCATAAATTTATTGAAAAGAAAGAGTATTCGTAGATAGGTGATAATGGATGGAGCGTTCATTGCTGAACATGATAAAACCGCAATCACGAGGGCAAGTCAACCTACTTGAAGCCTTGAGAAACCAAAAATATGAGATTGTGGGGATTTTCGGACCAACAGGAACTGGTAAAAGCTTATTCAGTATTCTATATGGAGTTGAAAGCGTTCTAAACGAGAGATACAAGAGATTCATAATTGCCCGTCCGTTAATCGATGTTACATCCGGAAAAGAGATAACTCCTGCAGACATAGGGGAGCTCTATTATGAGTTGGCATTATCTTATCTTAGAGATATATTATATGGATATGTCGATTGGAAATCTATCGAAGATTTAATTAAGAATTACAGAATAGTTTTGGCAGATTCCCATTATCTGAGGGGAAGAACTTTCGACGACTCCCTTATCTTTCTTGATGATTCACAGAGCATTTCTTTGGAGAGCGCGATTGAAGTCATAACGAGGATTGGGAATAGAAGTAGGCTGATAATAGCTGGAGACCCCATATTTCAAAGGCCTACGGAGAGTAAAAACTCTATTCTACTTCTCAGAGAATTATTACTTAATGAGGATTCTGCAAAGGTGATTGATCTAGGATTAAGGGACATTGTCCGTCCTGGTGCCAAGAAGGGTATTAAACTATTATTGGAATCGAAAATGCGTTCGAGGAAGCTTAATGAAACGGAGAAGCAAATCGTTGATGTGGCACGAGTCCATGCCCCTGATGCAGATTTAATAACTGTTGTTGACCTTATCGACTTAAAGAAGAAATTAGATATTTCTTCAGAGAACACACCGGACTCGTTAATAATAGTTAAAGAAGGGCATCTAGGGAGAATAATAGGGAAAAAAGGAGAGAGAATAGAAGCTATTGAAAAAGATGTGGGCTTGAAGATCAGAGCGACACAATTATCGTTAGACCTTCTCCCGTTAATAAAGGCTGTGCATCCCGTGGGTTGGATTATCAAACACATTGTTGAAGCAGATTTTGCCGGCCCCTTCATGATTGTAAAGATCGATGAGGAAGCCTATGGGGCTTTCGTGGGTCAGAGAGGAGTGTATGCGAGATTTATTGACGGGGTTTTAAACAGATTGATCGGCGCCTCTGTTAGGGTCTACGAGGCTAAGTCTCAAGAATCTAGGAAGTAAGCCCTTTCCTGGTTTAAATTATATTGACGTCTAAGACGACTTGAAATGTCCTCGGACCCACATTTCTCACAACTCTTGAGTTTTGAATAATATATTTTCTAACGTTGAGTTGATCAAGCTTTTCGTTGACAATCCTTGATGACTCGGTCAACGGGTTCATCCCCCTTGTCGTCTTAACGTGAAGGTAGATGTGAACCCATCCCCTACCGTTTCTCAAAGCGGTAAGTGAGTACTTCAAGTACTCTAATGCCAGCTCCGGGTAAGGCATTATAACTCTATCGGCAGTATTTCTTAGAGATTTCTCAATGATTTCTCCAGCATCTCCCAAGAGGGGGATAACTATTTCCTCAACCTTATTGATCCTTATGTTTTCAACCATGTATTCGAAAGCGTACGGATTTATGTCTATGCTGTAGACTTTTTCAGGTTTCGAGTATTTTGCAATTATGATGCTGAACAACCCAGCTCCCGCGAACATGTTGACCACTACTTCCCCTTTGCCCACGAGCTTAGCGATCCTCTTGTGCTCGTAGTTCAGTGTGGGAGATACATATACTTTGTTAATGTCGACTTTAAACTGGCACCCATGCTCTCTATAAATGGTTTCACTACGATGTTCTCCCGCTAAGTGAACGTGTTTCCTCAGTCGATAGTGGCCTTCGATCCCAGGTATCCCGGCCCAAACGGTCTTTACGAAAGGAAATCTGGATAGAATTGCTTCCGCAAGAGGCCTGAGCTCCAAGGGTTGTATGTCCAGAGGGCATCTTATGACTGCGATGTCGCCTATGAACTCAACTCTCTTCCAGATCTTTGAGGCTTTTTCCGCACCGTAGAGCTCCACTGCTAATTCCTTTAATATCTTACCTCGACCCATGGGAGACAACCCTCCTACCGAGCTGGCAATACTCGAGCAGGGGGCAATTGATGCATTGTGGTTTAACCGCTCTGCAGACTCTTCTCCCATGTGTTATCAAGAGAAGATGTAGTGTTAGATAATTCTGAGGAGAGGTATTGGTCGCCCAAAACCTAGATATTTCTACATATCTTCCACCTTCAACGTAACCAAGTCTTTTCGTGACTCTTCTTATGTGAGTGTCTACAGGGAAAACCGGCTTCCCAAAGAACATTAAAAGAGTTACATCCGCGGTCTTATCGCCAATTCCCGGAAACTCAAGAAGTATTTTACGCGAACTATCCGTATCGCTCTTACTGATCAGTTCAATCAAATTTTTTTCGAAGCCTTCATTCGAGAATATCCTGGCTAGCTCAAGTATGACTTGGCTACGGATCCTATGCATCCCAGCCGGCTTAATCCACTCCGAGACCCTCTCTGCTCCAGCCTCGATAATTCCATGTGGAGTAATTCTCCCCAGTTTTTCTCTGAGGTTTTCAAAAGCTTTCATCGCATTCCTATCCGACGTGTTCTGGCTAAGAATTACTCCTATTAAAAACTCGAATAACGAAGTCCTATTTACGCGGAAAATTGTAAATTCATTTTCATCTATTTTGTACTCTTCATCCAATATCCGTTTCATGACGTCTCCGATCTTCAATTTAAAACCTCGCTATGGATATATCCTACCTCTAAACCTAGGGAAAGGCATGGTTTCCCTGATATGGTCTAGTCCTGTAATCCACATCAATATTCTCTCTATCCCTAGGCCGAATCCGCTGTGCGGAACACTTCCGTACTTCCTTAAATCAAGGTACCATTTGTAGTCCTCTGGGTTGTATCCCTGTTCTATTAATCTTTTGACGAGAGTGTCGTAGTCATCTTCGCGTTGCCCGCCTCCTATAATTTCTCCATACCCCTCAGGGGCCAGTAAGTCAAAACCTAACACTACATTAGGGTTGGAGGGGTCGAGCTTCATATAGAAGCTTTTAATATGTCTCGGAAAATGGGTCAGAAAGAAGGGTGCTTCGAAATCCATAGTAAGAATCTTCTCTTCGTCTGCGCCGAGGTCGTCACCCCATTTCACATTGATACCCTTCTTCTGGAGTATTTCTATTGCTTCATCGTACTTGATTCTTGGGTATGGCGTGCTTAGCGCGTATTTAAGTTTACTTGCATCTCTTCCAAGCTGTTCAAGCTCGCTTTTCCTTTCTTCAAGAACTTTTGAGACTATATGAGAGACGAGTTCTTCGGCCACCTTCATCATATCATTCATGTCATACCAAGCGGCCTCCGGCTCCAGGTGCCAATACTCTGCTAGATGACGTCTAGTCCTGGATTTCTCGGCCCTGAAGCTAGGTGTCAGGCTATACACTTTCTCCAAAGTATAAATCAATACTTCAAGGTACAGCTGAGCACTCTGGCTGAGAAATGCTGTTCGTTCGAAATACTGAACTGGGAAAAGGGTTGCTCCGCCCTCACACGCCGATGCGGTGAGAATGGGGGGTGTTACTTCCCACCAACCATTCTTGTTAAAATATTCTCTTCCAGCCCTTAGTATTGTATGTTTGATTTTATAGAGTGAAGCGTACTTTGGACTACGGATCCATAAATGTCTCATATCCAAAAGGTATTCTAGACCTTCACCACCCTTTATTGGAAAATCCTTACTTTCTCCTACGATCTGAAACGAGTTTGCATGGAGTTCAAGACCCCCAGGCGCCTTGGGTTCTTCGCGAACGATTCCACACGTGATGACGCTTGCTTCAAGTCCTATGTTCTTCAAGTAATTAACGAGCTCTTCTCCGAACCTAGAGGCATCGACTACCACTTGAATGACGCCTGTCGAGTCTCTAACTCTTATGAAGGCTTTTCCTCCCACCACGCTTCTGCGGTATATCCATCCTCTTATACATATCTGGCTATCGGTCAGTCTCTGAGCGAAGATTGAATCTATGGGAGTGAACTCCAACATCACGCACCATTGTCCTGTCTAGAATATGATTAAGAAGTGGTTATTTAAGATGTCTATGCTTCAATTGCGAGAGAGGTTTGGTTCTGATATAGGTTTTAAACATGGGATGCGATTACCTCGGAGAGGATTAAGCAACTCCGCGGGTTAGGAGTCCGTGCAGTAATTTCGCGGAATAGTGATATGAAGCGATATGAACAGATATAGAACCTAGAACAGTTAGACCAGGGTCTATGGCAGTGAGCGTGCCATGATATATGCATCTTCTCCATCTAAATAGTATTGCTTTTCAACTCGAATCTTAACGTATCCTATCTTCTCATATAACCTTATGGCTGGCATGTTGCTTACTCTTACCTCTAAATAGGTCTCAGAGCACCCGTAGTTCTCATAAAGGCTTTTTAACGCGTAAGCCATTAGCCCAAGACCTAGGGCTCTTCCACGGTGTTCTTCAAGCACTGCGATGCTGACAATATGGCCACTCTTAACTAAGAGGGTTTTGAAAAATCCTGGCTTGTACTCCACACGGCTCATAATGTACCCAACTATCTCGCCTGAGGGGGATTCAGCAACGAAGAATGATTTGTCATATGACTTAAGCAGTTCTTCGAAAAAAGCCTTAGGGTAGTTTTCCGGTAAGGATTCGCGATTTATGCGTATGACAGAGTCTATATCATCCATCTTAGCTAGCCTGATTACATATCCGGGTGACCTAGTTGACAGGGCGTGCAAGGCTTCCTCATAGATCTTGGATATATGAGGCGAAGGTGGTTTTTCCTTTTTGAAAAGCATTATATCACCGCGCGCAACTACGATATTATAATTAGATCTTTTAATAAAATATTATCGTATGGGAGTTAACCATGCTTAAAGAGGAGATTGGTAAGAAAGAATATGGTGCATTAATTGGAAAGCACATAGCTTTAGGAGTTACAGGTTCAGTAGCTGCTTACAAGTCTGTTGACTTGGCGAGAAGGCTTATAAGGATGGGAGCTGAAATCAAACCCATCCTAACCAGGTTCGCCACGAGGCTTATAGGGCCTGATTTACTATGGTGGGCAACTGGATCTAAACCACTGTTTGAAATGACTGGCGAGACGGAGCACATAGATGTGGCGAAATGGTCTGATGCATTAGTGATTGCCCCGGCGACACTGAACACTATGAGTAAGATTGCACACGGAATACTTGACGAGTTGCTCTCTCTGACTGCAACCACCATGATGGGGGATGGTAAGAAAGTATTGTTCGTTCCGACAATGAATTTAAGATTGTTCAACTCTCCCCAATACGATAAGGCGAGAAAGTTGTTGGAAGAATATGGGGCGATCATTTTGCCACCGTTTATCGAGGAAGACAAGGCTAAGTTTCCCCCGATGGATGACCTTGCACACTGTATTGATGCCGTAGTGAACAGAGGCCTGGATTTGAAAGGAAAGCGAGTGCTCGTTACCGCTGGACCAACTAGGGAGTATATTGACCCTGTTCGCGTAATAACTAATTCAAGCAGCGGTCTCATGGGGATTCTAATAGCTCGCGAAGCGACTTGTAGAGGGGCGGAAGTGGATTTAATTCTCGGACCCACGCACTTATCACCTCCTTACATGGCTCACACCATTAGGGTTGAAACGACTATTGAAATGGCAAATGCCGTTGAGAAACTGACAACAGATAAAAGGTATGATGCAGGAATCTTTGCAGCTGCTCCTGCAGATTTTACTCCGAAGACTGCATTCGATATAAAAATCTCAACCAGAAGTACAAGCACTCTACTACTAGAACTTGCTCCTACGAGAAAGGTCTTGAAGTCAATTATACATAGGCCCGGCAAGATGATAGGTTACGCTGCCGAGACCGCTTCCAGCCAAGCTGAACTAGTGGACAAGGGAAGGGTTAAGCTGGATGATTACAAGCTCGACTTGGTAGTAGCCAATAACATATTATCCGAGAAGGCGGGGTTCTCAAAGCCCCTCTTAGATGTTTGCTACGTATGGGGTAATGGTTTTAGATGTGTAGGCGAAACTTTTAAGGAACTCGTGGCAAGGTTTGTCATAGACTATATCAGCGAGGGAAACTATTCTTGAAATAAAGTGTTTTTTACTATCTCAGGTATTGATCCGAAAACCTCGTGGACCCTGTCAGCATAGCTTTCTTCTATTATATGGAAGAAATCATCGAGTTTTCTCTCTGCATCATTGATTAGTAGATCTCTCAGGGGGCGGGGGTCGTAATAATCAACTCCATTTAATAGTGAAGTAGAAAAGTACCACAAAGTTTTCCTAACCTTCCTCCCTCTAATTGGGGAGGTGCTGAAGCCCTTACACGTAAATCCCGAGTGTATTACGAAAATCCTATCGATACTCAGATCTAGTGGCATATTGGGGTATCTAGTTGCTAAGTCTATATACTCGTATCCGTGCTTAGTCGAGCCATCGGGAACCATTTTTATATCGTAAAGCTCTTTTATCCTTGGGTCGTAAACCAACACTGTTGTTCCGCTGACAACTTTGAGGGGACGAGAAATTCTTATTAAAGTATTCTCTGTTGATAGTACTCTTGCTCCGAGATAGTACGCTAGGGCACT encodes:
- a CDS encoding M55 family metallopeptidase, whose protein sequence is MKAFISIDVEGLPGVSSTTMLNPWNSQYERTVRIITKIVNVLIEQLSRNGFNDIVVADSHGLMTNIDYLDVHGQAKILQGYPRPYSMVTPLDSTYDASLFIGYHSAAGTTHGILDHTMSGRTFSEIRINGARASEFLINGIYSAENNVPVILVAGDEYLKSEVENYSPGTVFIGFKKGVSRYSAIMPTLEVILHDLREKVNEATNRLKERRVGLIRFEKPYKVEVVFRDSLIADITEQYEKFQRIDAYTIGFTANSAKELLGLIELLAIIGYGVDSLKSNIK
- a CDS encoding HD domain-containing protein, producing the protein MKISSISNIRHIPRTGWVLRGVPPSIAETISDHIVLVMLVSLKITEKLLESGYNLDIAKVLIMGLLHDLPETVTGDIVRYVKEEDPSYFRRLDEKSLEMLGMSRYIGVYREFEEKKTLESIVVKISDSLATIIEGRRLESQGYFEVKEIVENMMNQVKHLISSVNDPALRNRLNECVREIMEN
- a CDS encoding pyridoxal phosphate-dependent aminotransferase, producing MNVSARVKNLEQNPQRLLIAKADELARKGLKVYNYTAGQPGLPPDKKALEFFIEKLKEDPFKHFRYIPTQGLFELRQALSNDLRKYGGVEVSPDEILIVSGGADGLVLSIFTTTDPGDEILLLEPCYSVYWDLAKFAGLKVQSCPQSYEKGFSPDPECIKEKITSKTKAILFASPDNPTSRIINEEVAKTVSEIAVEKKIWVIYDVAYKHIVYEGKHVWLEKYLPLDNLVVVGSFSKDIAIPGGRLGYIYTSREVVKELVKLKGALGIVAPVPSQWLAYYYLEMGFKEEYLRNVLPVYMRRRDVAYSALVKYLPEARVQKPVASMYLFPDITAYLEKLNLDDFRFAMKIADEKSVITLPGSIFGPSGKGHLRITFVTMNEQDLEKGIKLMAEWIETHV
- a CDS encoding tRNA(Ile)(2)-agmatinylcytidine synthase, with protein sequence MTDWENILHVGIDDVDSPFGGCTTHLSLIIAKKLIELGNVFIDYPNLVRLNPGVPWKTRGNGAVALRFISNMGLSETSEIIEEIMIDYIKQYKNPKHQPCFIVVKGQVNHNVVRVAKKALHDIVPVDLALKSLEGSEHIIKCFHGNRGVVGALGAIGNTMEHEDYTYELLAYRKSENLEKDRCVDKESIILMDKVYKGETILNYDPRENRVLILPGGFDPVLLGIRGESPSILTEAFRMLKLCEEADFAAIFRTNQHTDAHIRSVASICYVRPYMCVRVRGEVSSKPVRLIGGHVFFKLCDSDCCIDVAAYEPTKWFREIVELLEPGDVVEAQGCVRPPSTSHGSTLNLEKLRVVSLKPKFLFQNPTCPRCGKRLKSAGRGKGFKCEKCGFRSKDSFRKIIIVERGLSEGWYQPPYSAFKHMMKPLERMGKEKNRFIPHPIGSFFVG
- a CDS encoding deoxyhypusine synthase, yielding MSESSFIEDARKRILTDRVKDYTIKGDESVCDLLTYFEQAHGFMAGHLSKAARILSDMFLDKDVFKILSFTGNLVATGLRGVLAQLLREGYFNAVITTCGMIDHDIARGTGGVYYKGDWGFDDAFLKAVEIHRLGNILIPVENYGLTVERFSRRLFEELVKDRRRWSGYELLWEAGRRINDENSILRAAYEAKTPVFVPGFYDGAFGSQIVFNQSTIGLEVDLLEDEKKLAELVFSSQKLGALIVGGGISKHHTIWWAQFREGLDYAIYVTTAVEYDGSLSGAHPREAVSWGKIKPLGKTITVYGDATIILPLIIAGSKCLLKKEKISAGER
- a CDS encoding DNA polymerase sliding clamp translates to MIKVVIPEAKIFKELFESIGKLVDEVSLNITRDEIFLKAMDISEVALIEVHFPKEMFLEFVVDEERSLGFSTSSIQKVLKHVKKGENLILESDGEYVSFHIEGLVRREYKFRNLDVPVPDIPPARLDTRVKAQIIASIVNNAIQDVEVVGSSIELEATSSNELVFRGYGTGVNETRLKPGSTGLIFLEIIEPSKSQYDVSYLRNIIQLCKVSDTVTLGFSTDSPLLMEFMIGGTGKVRYIMAPASK
- a CDS encoding PhoH family protein; protein product: MERSLLNMIKPQSRGQVNLLEALRNQKYEIVGIFGPTGTGKSLFSILYGVESVLNERYKRFIIARPLIDVTSGKEITPADIGELYYELALSYLRDILYGYVDWKSIEDLIKNYRIVLADSHYLRGRTFDDSLIFLDDSQSISLESAIEVITRIGNRSRLIIAGDPIFQRPTESKNSILLLRELLLNEDSAKVIDLGLRDIVRPGAKKGIKLLLESKMRSRKLNETEKQIVDVARVHAPDADLITVVDLIDLKKKLDISSENTPDSLIIVKEGHLGRIIGKKGERIEAIEKDVGLKIRATQLSLDLLPLIKAVHPVGWIIKHIVEADFAGPFMIVKIDEEAYGAFVGQRGVYARFIDGVLNRLIGASVRVYEAKSQESRK